In the Colius striatus isolate bColStr4 chromosome W, bColStr4.1.hap1, whole genome shotgun sequence genome, one interval contains:
- the LOC133628495 gene encoding protein phosphatase 1 regulatory subunit 1B-like, with translation MDPKDHKKIQFSVPAPPSQLDPRAVEMIRRRRPTPAMLFQLSEHSSPEDESLPYQQSSVEGCLLKPKRTNPCAYTPPSLKAVQRIVQSHLESGLAGSDSSDGEPDDGEHELARACDPDSGLETAPGSQARAERSYFPVGLKAHKRKGGQKVSFAGGIDERGEDLKSLTVSEIPEDSEGAEEAQPEREQEDGGTGERRHVGFAEVLSRPIGTERHSPTFPLGTS, from the exons ATGGACCCCAAGGACCACAAGAAGATCCAGTTCTCAGTGCCAGCCCCTCCCAGTCAGCTGGACCCCCGTGCCGTCGAGATG ATCCGTCGGCGGAGGCCCACACCAGCCATGCTGTTCCAGCTCTCTGAGCACTCCTCCCCAG AGGATGAGTCTCTGCCCTACCAG CAATCCTCCGTCGAGGGCTGCCTGCTAAAACCAAAGAGGACCAACCCGTGTGCCTACACACCACCCTCGCTCAAAG CGGTACAGCGCATCGTGCAGTCCCACCTGGAGAGTGGCCTGGCTGGGAGTGACAGCTCTGATGGGGAGCCTGACGATGGGGAGCATGAGCTGGCCCGCGCCTGCGACCCCGACAGTGGCCTCGAGACTG CCCCGGGGAGCCAGGCCAGAGCCGAGCGGAGCTACTTCCCCGTCGGCCTCAAAGCGCACAAGCGGAAAG GGGGACAGAAGGTTTCCTTCGCCGGCGGCATAGACGAGCGCGGGGAAGATCTCAAATCGCTGACTGTGTCCGAGATCCCCGAGGACTCCGAAGGAGCGGAGGAGGCGCAGCCCGAACGGGAGCAGGAGGACGGCGGCACCGGGG agcgGAGACACGTCGGCTTCGCGGAGGTGCTGTCGCGCCCCATCGGCACCGAGCGCCACTCGCCCACCTTCCCGTTGGGCACCAGTTAG